TTTGCTGCGCGAGGAAGGGCGCACCCTCAGGCAGGCGGTGGACGAGGGTGCACTGGCCCGACTGCGCCCGGTGCTGATGACCGCCCTGGTAGCTTCCCTGGGCTTCATTCCGATGGCCCTGGCGACCGGTACGGGTGCGGAAGTCCAACGACCGCTGGCGACCGTGGTGATCGGCGGGATCCTGTCTTCCACCGCGCTGACCTTGCTGGTGCTGCCTGCGCTCTATCACTGGGCCCATCGCAGGGACGACGACGGCGATCAAGCGCTGAACGGATAGTCGATGTAGGGCGTCGCGGTCAGTGTGGTGGGGGTCAAACGTGTTTTGTTCTGTGGCCGAACGCAAAGGCTGTGATAATGGAGAGCAATCACAAGGGCCTTGCCATGCTGACCATCTCTGACAACGTGCATCTGCCAGATGCCGACATCGAACTGACGTACATCCGCGCGCAAGGCGCGGGTGGGCAGAATGTCAACAAGGTGTCCAGCGCCGTGCACCTGCGCTTCGACATTCGCGCATCAATGCTGCCCGCGTTTTACAAGGAGCGGCTGCTGGCGCTGCGTGACAGTCGCATCACCGGCGACGGCGTGTTGATCATCAAGGCCCAACAGTACCGGACCCAGGAGCAGAACCGCGCTGACGCGCTGGCGCGTCTTGCCGAGTTGATCATCGCTGCCGGCAAGACCGAGAAGAAACGCCGTCCTACCAAGCCGACCCTAGGCTCCAAGACCCGCCGCCTCGAAGGAAAAGCCAGGCGCAGCACTGTCAAGGCAGGTCGGGGCAAAGTGGAGTTCTAAAACCCGCAACACAGGTTGCAGGCTTTTGCATGTGCCTTTCGAAAGGGATGCATCAACAACAACCAGTGAATGGGCCGAAACGAAGAAAGCCAGGCAATGCCTGGCTTTCTTGTCGCGGGGGGTGCTTCATGTGAAGTCCTTGTGGCGCCGATCAGTTATCGGCTTGTTCCTGATCACCCTTGCGTGCTTTCTGCTGCTGGGCAACTTGCTGTGTGTTCTGATCGAACGAGTCGTCGCTCCACAAGCGCGCCTGCTCCGCCCGGAAGTTTTCATTGAATTGAACCGCGCGCTCATGACCGCCTTCGGCATAGGCGCTACCCATGAGTGCAAACAGCACGCTGCCAAGGGCGAAAGATTTCAAATGTTTCATATCAAGCCTCGGTGTCTACCAGGCCTGCCAGATGCGCGGCCTTTGTTGTCTGGTAGTTTAGGAACGCGAAGCTAACGGGAAGGTGAGGCAATCATTACAATCCTGCAACGTTCGCCATTGGCACTGCCCCCGAGGCTTG
The Pseudomonas sp. KU43P genome window above contains:
- the arfB gene encoding alternative ribosome rescue aminoacyl-tRNA hydrolase ArfB → MLTISDNVHLPDADIELTYIRAQGAGGQNVNKVSSAVHLRFDIRASMLPAFYKERLLALRDSRITGDGVLIIKAQQYRTQEQNRADALARLAELIIAAGKTEKKRRPTKPTLGSKTRRLEGKARRSTVKAGRGKVEF